A region of Arabidopsis thaliana chromosome 5, partial sequence DNA encodes the following proteins:
- a CDS encoding Got1/Sft2-like vescicle transport protein family (Got1/Sft2-like vescicle transport protein family; FUNCTIONS IN: molecular_function unknown; INVOLVED IN: vesicle-mediated transport; LOCATED IN: cellular_component unknown; EXPRESSED IN: 24 plant structures; EXPRESSED DURING: 15 growth stages; CONTAINS InterPro DOMAIN/s: Vesicle transport protein, Got1/SFT2-like (InterPro:IPR007305), Vesicle transport protein, SFT2-like (InterPro:IPR011691); BEST Arabidopsis thaliana protein match is: Got1/Sft2-like vescicle transport protein family (TAIR:AT5G23550.1); Has 35333 Blast hits to 34131 proteins in 2444 species: Archae - 798; Bacteria - 22429; Metazoa - 974; Fungi - 991; Plants - 531; Viruses - 0; Other Eukaryotes - 9610 (source: NCBI BLink).), which yields MQKLNDIFSGGGDGDGTTDSFLEDGSEGLCALSTTQRMYGFAASLATGLLLMFLSMIVFGIPIKFALLFTFGNVLAIGSTAFLMGPEQQMSMMFDPVRFLATSIYIGCVVVALICALLIHSKILTVLAILCEICALIWYSLSYIPFARRMVSEIMIRLCDTEL from the exons ATGCAGAAGCTCAACGACATCTTCTCCGGTGGAGGAGACGGCGACGGAACAACCGATAGTTTCCTTGAAGATGGATCGGAGGGTCTCTGTGCTCTCTCCACCACCCAG AGAATGTACGGATTCGCCGCGTCTTTAGCCACTGGTCTGCTACTTATGTTCCTg TCTATGATTGTATTTGGGATCCCCATCAAATTTGCACTGCTCTTCACATTTGGAAATGTTCTAGCTATTGGAAG caCAGCTTTCCTCATGGGACCTGAGCAACAGATGAGTATGATGTTTGACCCTGTTCGTTTCTTAGCTACATCCATTTATATCGGATGTGTCGTTGTTGCACTCATTTGCGCTCTCCTG ATCCATAGCAAAATCTTAACGGTCCTTGCGATCTTATGTGAGATTTGTGCACTGATATG GTACAGCCTCAGTTATATTCCATTCGCACGGAGAATGGTCTCTGAAATAATGATCCGTCTTTGTGACACTGAGCTATAG
- a CDS encoding Got1/Sft2-like vescicle transport protein family has protein sequence MQKLNDIFSGGGDGDGTTDSFLEDGSEGLCALSTTQRMYGFAASLATGLLLMFLSMIVFGIPIKFALLFTFGNVLAIGSTAFLMGPEQQMSMMFDPVRFLATSIYIGCVVVALICALLVCSCSLIQQPITMF, from the exons ATGCAGAAGCTCAACGACATCTTCTCCGGTGGAGGAGACGGCGACGGAACAACCGATAGTTTCCTTGAAGATGGATCGGAGGGTCTCTGTGCTCTCTCCACCACCCAG AGAATGTACGGATTCGCCGCGTCTTTAGCCACTGGTCTGCTACTTATGTTCCTg TCTATGATTGTATTTGGGATCCCCATCAAATTTGCACTGCTCTTCACATTTGGAAATGTTCTAGCTATTGGAAG caCAGCTTTCCTCATGGGACCTGAGCAACAGATGAGTATGATGTTTGACCCTGTTCGTTTCTTAGCTACATCCATTTATATCGGATGTGTCGTTGTTGCACTCATTTGCGCTCTCCTGGTATGTTCTTGCTCTCTTATACAACAACCAATAACTATGTTTTAG
- a CDS encoding Lipase class 3-related protein (Lipase class 3-related protein; FUNCTIONS IN: triglyceride lipase activity; INVOLVED IN: lipid metabolic process; LOCATED IN: cellular_component unknown; CONTAINS InterPro DOMAIN/s: Lipase, class 3 (InterPro:IPR002921); BEST Arabidopsis thaliana protein match is: Lipase class 3-related protein (TAIR:AT5G24220.1); Has 1807 Blast hits to 1807 proteins in 277 species: Archae - 0; Bacteria - 0; Metazoa - 736; Fungi - 347; Plants - 385; Viruses - 0; Other Eukaryotes - 339 (source: NCBI BLink).) — MGRGSLGKLMGGEERASKDTDTFNIFGPFHLTSIDWNNQYHRTSVASSLVNGVYTLEGDRLEEREGSEALAKPWWEFFHFTLLETLIDDDSSIYGAIFEYELYHLYQNTPHVKVPRYVIAFRGTVLKGKTWKFDLKLDLKCIFNTLHQGGRSMYAINVIRRMVDKHNHSAIWLAGHSLGAALVLLAGKTMKISGFLLESYIFNPPISSIPLEQLPGGDIIKGLFQITKSVVKATVAMALTDLQVPKDDPKTASWIPYLYVNPADPICAGYIDYFRHKTFMSEIGASHIERIGARKSVRSLLVGRRGKLSPSDLSSEPLHLLPSADMTVNKNKPTKSTTAHGLHQWWERDSTLRENWESCCIRPYHEGKLEQLTIQ, encoded by the exons atgggaCGAGGTTCTCTCGGAAAACTGATGGGAGGAGAAGAGAGGGCTTCCAAAGATACAGATACTTTCAACATTTTTGGCCCCTTCCATCTTACATCTATTGACTg GAACAATCAGTACCATCGAACCTCAGTGGCATCAAGTTTGGTAAATGGAGTGTATACATTGGAAGGGGACAGGCTTGAGGAACGGGAAGGTTCTGAAGCACTAGCCAAGCCATGGTGGGAATTTTTCCACTTCACTTTACTCGAAACCTTGATCGACGATGACAGCTCCATCTATGGTGCCATTTTCGAATACGAACTATACCACCTCTACCAAAATACCCCTCATGTGAAAGTTCCACGCTATGTAATTGCTTTCCGCGGCACAGTTTTAAAGGGAAAAACTTGGAAGTTTGATTTGAAACTTGACCTCAAATGCATCTTCAACACCCTCCATCAAGGTGGCAGGTCTATGTACGCCATAAATGTAATCCGCCGTATGGTGGACAAACACAACCATTCAGCTATCTGGCTTGCTGGACACTCTTTGGGAGCCGCCCTAGTGTTGCTGGCTGGAAAGACCATGAAAATTTCTGGATTCCTCCTCGAGAGTTACATATTCAACCCACCCATCTCGTCTATTCCTCTAGAGCAGCTACCTGGTGGCGATATAATTAAAGGTTTGTTTCAAATCACCAAGAGTGTCGTCAAAGCCACCGTAGCCATGGCCTTAACCGATCTACAG GTTCCAAAAGACGATCCAAAGACAGCATCATGGATACCTTATTTATATGTGAATCCAGCAGATCCAATATGTGCAGGATACATCGATTACTTCAGACACAAAACCTTCATGTCTGAGATAGGAGCAAGCCACATCGAGAGAATCGGTGCTAGAAAATCAGTTAGGAGTCTATTGGtgggaagaagaggaaaactATCACCGTCGGATTTGTCATCGGAACCTCTCCACCTTCTTCCATCAGCAGATATGACTGTAAACAAGAACAAACCGACTAAGTCAACGACAGCTCACGGACTTCACCAATGGTGGGAGCGAGACTCGACACTGAGGGAAAATTGGGAAAGCTGCTGCATCAGACCTTACCATGAAGGCAAATTGGAGCAACTGACCATacaataa
- a CDS encoding Lipase class 3-related protein (Lipase class 3-related protein; FUNCTIONS IN: triglyceride lipase activity; INVOLVED IN: lipid metabolic process; LOCATED IN: cellular_component unknown; CONTAINS InterPro DOMAIN/s: Lipase, class 3 (InterPro:IPR002921); BEST Arabidopsis thaliana protein match is: Lipase class 3-related protein (TAIR:AT5G24180.1); Has 1807 Blast hits to 1807 proteins in 277 species: Archae - 0; Bacteria - 0; Metazoa - 736; Fungi - 347; Plants - 385; Viruses - 0; Other Eukaryotes - 339 (source: NCBI BLink).): MPDVKLDIRCILDNLHQGPRTIHAIQAIRAMIDKHSESAIWLAGHSLGAALVLLAGKTMKISGFLLESYIFNPPIISIPLEQLPGGVLLKGVFRITESLVKATAATVTMALTDQRVQEDSKTALWIPYLYVNPADPICAGYIDYFKHKIFMSKIGASHIERIGSRSSFRNPWTRRIGTSSSSSSPLSDLSMEPLHLLPSADMTVNKNKSASSMAAHGLHQWWEQDSVLRKNWKNCLIRPDPGDKS; the protein is encoded by the exons ATGCCTGATGTGAAACTTGACATCCGATGCATCTTAGATAACCTCCATCAAGGCCCCAGGACTATCCACGCCATACAAGCTATCCGCGCTATGATTGACAAACACAGCGAATCAGCTATCTGGCTTGCTGGACACTCTTTGGGAGCCGCCCTAGTGTTGCTGGCCGGGAAGACCATGAAAATTTCTGGATTCCTTCTCGAGAGTTACATATTCAACCCACCCATCATATCTATTCCTCTAGAGCAGCTACCTGGCGGCGTTCTACTTAAAGGTGTGTTTCGAATCACCGAGAGCCTCGTCAAAGCTACTGCAGCTACTGTTACTATGGCCTTAACTGATCAACGg GTTCAAGAAGATTCCAAAACAGCATTGTGGATACCTTATTTATATGTGAATCCAGCAGATCCAATATGTGCAGGATACATTGATTActtcaaacacaaaatcttCATGTCTAAGATCGGAGCAAGCCACATCGAGAGAATCGGTTCTAGAAGCTCATTTAGAAATCCATGGACCCGAAGAATaggaacatcatcatcatcatcatcaccactgTCTGATTTGTCAATGGAAcctcttcaccttcttccATCAGCAGATATGACTGTAAACAAGAACAAATCGGCTTCGTCTATGGCAGCTCATGGGCTTCACCAATGGTGGGAGCAAGACTCCGTCCTAAggaaaaattggaaaaactGTTTGATTAGGCCCGATCCTGGAGACAAATCTTGA
- a CDS encoding alpha/beta-Hydrolases superfamily protein (alpha/beta-Hydrolases superfamily protein; FUNCTIONS IN: triglyceride lipase activity; INVOLVED IN: lipid metabolic process; LOCATED IN: cellular_component unknown; CONTAINS InterPro DOMAIN/s: Lipase, class 3 (InterPro:IPR002921); BEST Arabidopsis thaliana protein match is: alpha/beta-Hydrolases superfamily protein (TAIR:AT5G24210.1); Has 219 Blast hits to 218 proteins in 17 species: Archae - 0; Bacteria - 0; Metazoa - 5; Fungi - 0; Plants - 214; Viruses - 0; Other Eukaryotes - 0 (source: NCBI BLink).) gives MASRREIFSFSGPPPIPSFDWNNLYHRASLVSCLVQGVYTMERDRQQNRCGSDSKARPWWAFYRFTLYQQLRDALDGSIYGAVFQNDINYQNTPNSIVPPRYIIALRGTILSPQTMACDVQLNIRIAFENLYRGGRFVQAIQAMQYFVATYGNTAIWIAGHSLGAGLALLAGKIMAMYGCPVEAYIFNPPISLIPLEQLVESEDLKCAVRLARDILKAGIARVLDLNEGHESHLFMNLASWRPHLFVNQSDPICSEYIGYFNHRGDMNELQLGRIERLARYSIRRILFGGGESSSSYSSEEHLHFLPSAIVMVNTIISPDFQTDHGIHQWWNPMLGQFSYQIIA, from the exons ATGGCCTCACGCAGAGAGATTTTTAGCTTTTCTGGTCCCCCTCCAATTCCCTCTTTTGACTG GAACAATTTGTACCACCGAGCGTCATTGGTATCATGTTTAGTGCAAGGAGTGTACACAATGGAACGAGATAGGCAACAAAACCGGTGTGGTTCTGACTCAAAAGCTAGACCTTGGTGGGCGTTTTACAGGTTCACTTTATACCAACAACTTAGGGACGCATTAGATGGCTCCATATACGGGGCCGTTTTCCAGAACGACATCAATTACCAGAATACTCCCAACTCGATAGTACCTCCACGTTACATTATTGCGTTACGTGGAACGATCTTAAGCCCACAAACTATGGCTTGTGATGTTCAGCTTAACATTCGTATCGCCTTCGAGAACCTCTACCGCGGGGGTAGATTTGTGCAGGCCATTCAAGCAATGCAATATTTTGTGGCCACATATGGAAACACAGCTATCTGGATCGCTGGACACTCTCTAGGAGCTGGCCTTGCACTACTCGCGGGGAAGATCATGGCCATGTATGGATGCCCTGTCGAGGCTTACATCTTCAATCCACCTATCTCCTTGATTCCTCTAGAGCAGCTAGTGGAGAGTGAGGATCTTAAATGTGCGGTCCGACTCGCTAGGGATATCCTCAAAGCCGGCATAGCAAGAGTCCTAGACCTTAATGAG GGTCACGAAAGCCATCTATTTATGAATCTAGCTTCCTGGAGACCTCATTTGTTTGTGAACCAATCAGATCCAATCTGCTCAGAATATATTGGCTATTTCAATCATAGAGGCGATATGAATGAGCTGCAACTGGGTAGGATCGAGAGGTTGGCTAGATACTCAATTAGGAGAATATTGTTCGGAGGAGGAGAAAGTTCGTCGTCGTATTCTTCAGAAGAacatcttcattttcttccgTCGGCCATCGTGATGGTGAACACAATCATATCACCGGATTTTCAGACAGATCATGGGATTCATCAATGGTGGAATCCTATGCTTGGACAGTTTTCATACCAAATTATAGCATGA